The following coding sequences lie in one Amycolatopsis cihanbeyliensis genomic window:
- a CDS encoding NADP-dependent oxidoreductase translates to MSTLTELTNHQFRLAARPKGMPQHTDWEYRAEPVGEPGEGQFLVEVSHLSLDPAMRGWMNEGKSYIRPVRIGEVMRAGAIGKVIASRHQDFAVGEHVSGMFGVQEYALSDGRGVQRVDTGSAPPESYLGALGMTGMTAYFGLFDIGRPEPGQTVVVSGAAGAVGSVVGQLAKLKDCRVIGIAGGAEKCRLLVDELGFDAAIDYKSDDVKQELRTHAPDGVDVYFDNVGGDILDTVLSRLALGARVVLCGAISQYNNTDEVKGPANYLSLLVNRASMTGMVVFDYADRYGEAAAELAGWLAEGRLHAREHVVEGGIDAFPETLLDLFSGANVGKLVLKIRD, encoded by the coding sequence ATGAGCACTCTCACCGAGCTGACCAATCATCAGTTCCGGCTCGCGGCGCGCCCGAAAGGCATGCCCCAGCACACGGACTGGGAGTACCGGGCCGAGCCGGTCGGCGAACCGGGCGAGGGGCAGTTCCTCGTCGAGGTCTCGCACCTCTCGCTGGATCCCGCGATGCGCGGCTGGATGAACGAGGGCAAGTCCTACATCCGGCCGGTGCGGATCGGCGAGGTGATGCGGGCGGGCGCGATCGGAAAGGTGATCGCCTCCCGGCACCAGGACTTCGCCGTCGGCGAGCACGTGTCGGGCATGTTCGGCGTGCAGGAGTACGCCCTGTCCGACGGGCGCGGCGTGCAGCGGGTGGACACCGGCAGCGCGCCACCGGAGAGCTACCTCGGCGCGCTGGGGATGACCGGGATGACCGCCTACTTCGGGCTGTTCGACATCGGCAGGCCCGAGCCGGGGCAGACCGTGGTCGTCTCCGGAGCCGCGGGCGCGGTGGGCAGCGTGGTCGGCCAGCTCGCCAAGCTCAAGGACTGCCGGGTGATCGGGATCGCCGGCGGCGCGGAGAAGTGCCGCCTGCTGGTGGACGAGCTCGGCTTCGACGCGGCCATCGACTACAAGTCCGACGACGTGAAGCAGGAACTGCGCACGCACGCTCCGGACGGCGTGGACGTGTACTTCGACAACGTCGGCGGCGACATCCTGGACACGGTGCTGTCCCGCCTCGCACTCGGCGCGCGGGTGGTGTTGTGCGGCGCCATCTCCCAGTACAACAACACCGACGAGGTCAAGGGTCCGGCCAACTACCTCTCGCTGCTGGTCAACCGCGCCTCGATGACCGGCATGGTGGTCTTCGACTACGCCGACCGCTACGGCGAGGCCGCGGCCGAGCTGGCCGGCTGGCTGGCCGAGGGCAGGCTGCACGCCCGTGAGCACGTCGTCGAGGGTGGGATCGACGCCTTCCCGGAGACGCTGCTGGACCTGTTCTCCGGGGCCAACGTGGGCAAGCTGGTACTGAAGATCCGCGACTGA
- a CDS encoding DNA polymerase domain-containing protein encodes MGTARSGESRAGVSLTNLDQPLFEDAGASKRDLVDYLDAVCDRILPELRGRPLSVMRVLRGQAPFMQKNVPKYTPSWVRTVPVWAEASRREVSYALCDDRRTLLWFGNQRAIEYHPTLARAEAMSRATHLVLDLDPPVDAVESSGSEGAGRFMDPGSAGFRLAARAALLVRQALADSGLAGTVKTSGAKGLHVFVPIDARQDMEDTAAATRAIAARAERIDPTLATTAFIKADRGGKVFLDPTRAGGATVVAAYSPRIRPGVPVSFPVAWEDLDRVAPGDFTIRNAVGLLGSADPWAESMPAPRSLPADLIEEGHTIPVPRVAAMHEGKRRARARREQHDAP; translated from the coding sequence GTGGGAACCGCACGGAGTGGCGAGTCGCGGGCCGGTGTATCGCTGACCAACCTCGACCAGCCGCTGTTCGAGGACGCCGGGGCGAGCAAGCGGGACCTGGTGGACTACCTGGACGCCGTATGCGACCGCATCCTGCCGGAACTACGTGGCCGGCCGCTCTCGGTCATGCGGGTGCTGCGCGGCCAGGCGCCGTTCATGCAGAAGAACGTGCCGAAGTACACCCCCTCCTGGGTGCGGACCGTTCCGGTCTGGGCTGAGGCCTCCCGCAGGGAGGTGTCCTACGCGCTGTGCGACGACCGGCGCACGCTGCTGTGGTTCGGCAACCAGCGCGCCATCGAGTACCACCCGACCCTGGCCCGCGCCGAGGCGATGAGCCGTGCCACGCACCTCGTGCTGGATCTCGATCCGCCCGTGGACGCTGTGGAGTCCTCGGGGTCCGAGGGGGCCGGGCGGTTCATGGATCCCGGATCGGCCGGTTTCCGGCTCGCCGCCAGGGCTGCGCTGCTGGTGCGGCAGGCCCTTGCCGACTCCGGGCTGGCCGGCACGGTGAAGACCAGCGGGGCCAAGGGGTTGCACGTGTTCGTGCCGATCGACGCGCGACAGGACATGGAGGACACCGCGGCCGCCACTCGCGCCATCGCGGCCAGGGCCGAGCGCATCGACCCCACGCTCGCCACGACGGCGTTCATCAAGGCCGACCGCGGCGGGAAGGTGTTCCTCGACCCGACCAGGGCCGGTGGCGCGACGGTGGTCGCCGCGTACAGCCCGCGCATCCGGCCCGGGGTGCCGGTGTCGTTCCCGGTGGCGTGGGAGGACCTGGACCGGGTCGCGCCGGGTGACTTCACCATCCGCAACGCGGTGGGGTTGCTCGGGTCCGCCGACCCGTGGGCGGAGTCGATGCCGGCGCCGCGGAGCCTCCCTGCCGACCTGATCGAGGAGGGCCACACCATTCCGGTGCCCCGCGTCGCCGCGATGCACGAGGGCAAGCGGCGGGCCAGGGCGCGCAGGGAGCAACACGACGCGCCGTGA
- a CDS encoding HAD family hydrolase: MSELRWATFDCFGTLVDWRHGIATGAELLFPGHGAELLTAYNRHEPRVQAEFPAMRYREVLAEALRRACADAGLELLADDAAVLGNGIAHWPVFADTRAALAGLREAGWRLALLTNCDRDIIGESQRRLGVPVDAVVTAEDVGCYKPRHDHFTRFERTFGVRREHWVHVAQSYLHDIVPARELNIPRVWVNRLNEGNDPAIADAVLPGLNGLAETVGRVHAAAS, from the coding sequence ATGAGCGAGCTTCGCTGGGCCACCTTCGACTGCTTCGGCACCCTGGTGGACTGGCGGCACGGCATCGCGACCGGGGCTGAGTTGCTGTTCCCCGGTCACGGTGCGGAGCTGCTCACGGCCTACAACCGGCACGAGCCGCGAGTGCAGGCCGAGTTTCCCGCCATGCGCTACCGGGAGGTGCTGGCCGAGGCGTTGCGGCGGGCCTGCGCCGACGCCGGGCTCGAGTTGCTCGCGGACGACGCCGCCGTGCTGGGCAACGGAATCGCACACTGGCCGGTGTTCGCGGACACCCGCGCCGCGCTCGCCGGGTTGCGCGAGGCGGGCTGGCGGCTGGCCCTGCTGACCAACTGCGACCGGGACATCATCGGCGAGTCGCAGCGTAGGCTCGGGGTGCCGGTGGACGCGGTCGTCACGGCCGAGGACGTCGGCTGCTACAAGCCGAGGCATGATCACTTCACCCGGTTCGAGCGGACCTTCGGGGTGCGGCGCGAGCACTGGGTACACGTGGCGCAGAGCTACCTCCACGACATCGTGCCCGCCCGCGAGCTGAACATTCCGCGGGTGTGGGTCAACCGGCTGAACGAGGGCAACGACCCCGCGATCGCCGACGCGGTGCTGCCCGGCCTGAACGGCCTCGCCGAAACGGTCGGCAGGGTGCACGCCGCCGCGAGCTGA
- a CDS encoding DUF5988 family protein has protein sequence MPGIKAELVGGPATLSEVDRRREVVDLGEQVKINTGAGYEHFSHNGQFDTVSGEKVAVFAWTGRTRVAE, from the coding sequence GTGCCTGGTATCAAGGCCGAGCTGGTCGGGGGTCCGGCCACGTTGTCCGAGGTTGATCGGCGTCGCGAGGTGGTCGACCTTGGTGAACAGGTCAAGATCAACACGGGCGCGGGCTACGAGCACTTCTCCCACAATGGGCAGTTCGACACCGTGAGCGGGGAGAAGGTGGCGGTTTTCGCCTGGACGGGACGTACCAGGGTCGCCGAGTGA
- a CDS encoding thioesterase II family protein, with amino-acid sequence MTVNAEDTTAWIRRYHPAPEAPHRLVCFPHAGGSASYYFPVARSLSPRVDVLAMQYPGRQDRYTEPCIDDIGELAERAAEVLRPWADQPLAFFGHSMGASLAFEVARKFEAEGIPLQHLFVSGRRAPTRTRDEGVHLLDDDGLLAEMRRLGGTEAAVLQEDDLVKMMLPVLRSDYKAAETYRYVPGPDVSCPIHALVGDADPRATVDEARSWGDHTSGEFTLRVFPGGHFYLGEQQAEVLRTISDHLG; translated from the coding sequence ATGACCGTGAACGCCGAGGACACCACCGCGTGGATCCGCCGATACCACCCGGCACCGGAGGCGCCGCACCGGCTGGTCTGCTTCCCGCACGCCGGCGGATCGGCCAGCTACTACTTTCCGGTCGCGCGCTCGCTGTCGCCGCGGGTGGACGTGCTGGCCATGCAGTACCCGGGCCGGCAGGACCGCTACACCGAGCCGTGTATCGACGATATCGGCGAGCTGGCCGAGCGCGCCGCCGAGGTGTTGCGGCCGTGGGCCGACCAGCCGCTGGCCTTCTTCGGACACAGCATGGGTGCCAGCCTCGCCTTCGAGGTGGCCAGGAAGTTCGAGGCCGAGGGCATCCCGCTGCAGCATCTTTTCGTCTCCGGGCGACGAGCGCCGACCCGCACCAGGGACGAGGGTGTGCATCTGCTGGACGACGACGGCCTGCTGGCGGAGATGCGCCGGTTGGGCGGAACCGAGGCCGCGGTACTGCAAGAGGACGACCTGGTGAAGATGATGCTGCCCGTGCTGCGCAGTGACTACAAGGCCGCCGAGACCTATCGCTACGTGCCCGGCCCGGATGTCAGCTGCCCCATCCACGCGCTGGTCGGCGACGCGGACCCGCGGGCCACGGTGGACGAGGCACGCTCGTGGGGCGACCACACCTCGGGTGAGTTCACCCTGCGGGTGTTCCCCGGTGGGCATTTCTATCTCGGCGAGCAGCAGGCCGAGGTACTACGCACGATCTCGGACCACCTCGGCTGA
- a CDS encoding acyl-CoA thioester hydrolase/BAAT C-terminal domain-containing protein, translated as MSIEVKVRQVHEDGLVGTLCTPVDAVTAPGVLLLGGSEGGLHERDARMLAAEGFTVLALAYFGGPGLPSGLVRVPLEYFFRALDFLAEQSPDGERFGVLGGSRGAEAGLLVAAHDRRVGAVVGVVGGGVVTQGIDHRHGDLLEILATPAAPWTLHAEPLPYLPYLVSEELRARVRSGQPVPLTLAFRPPPEDPVELERVSIPVERIRGPVLLLSAGDDRMWPGAAYCEVAMNRLTTAGHPYAFRHRVFAGAGHGIAGPPGEPLTGTTSPGPGVRFELGGTPATGTEARARAWAESVEFLATALR; from the coding sequence GTGTCGATCGAGGTGAAGGTGCGGCAGGTGCACGAGGACGGGCTCGTGGGGACGTTGTGCACCCCGGTGGACGCCGTCACGGCGCCGGGTGTGTTGCTGCTCGGTGGATCCGAGGGCGGCCTGCACGAGCGCGACGCCCGGATGCTGGCCGCGGAGGGGTTCACCGTGCTCGCGCTGGCCTACTTCGGCGGCCCCGGGTTGCCATCGGGACTGGTGCGGGTGCCGCTGGAGTACTTCTTCCGCGCCCTGGATTTCCTGGCCGAACAGTCGCCGGACGGGGAACGGTTCGGCGTTCTGGGCGGGTCCCGCGGGGCGGAGGCCGGGCTGCTCGTCGCCGCGCACGACCGGCGTGTCGGTGCGGTCGTCGGGGTGGTCGGCGGGGGAGTGGTGACCCAGGGAATCGACCACCGCCACGGTGACCTGCTGGAGATCCTTGCCACCCCGGCCGCGCCGTGGACCCTGCACGCGGAACCCTTACCGTACCTGCCGTACCTCGTGTCCGAGGAACTGCGCGCGCGTGTCCGGAGTGGACAGCCGGTGCCGCTGACCCTCGCGTTCCGGCCGCCGCCGGAGGATCCGGTCGAGCTCGAGCGGGTGAGCATCCCGGTGGAGCGGATCCGCGGGCCGGTGCTGCTGCTGTCCGCAGGGGACGACCGCATGTGGCCGGGCGCGGCCTACTGCGAGGTCGCGATGAACCGGCTGACCACGGCCGGGCACCCGTACGCCTTCCGGCACCGGGTGTTCGCCGGTGCCGGCCACGGGATCGCCGGTCCGCCCGGTGAACCGCTCACCGGCACGACGAGCCCCGGCCCCGGCGTTCGTTTCGAGCTCGGTGGCACACCCGCCACCGGCACCGAGGCGCGGGCGCGGGCCTGGGCGGAGAGCGTCGAGTTCCTCGCTACCGCCCTGCGGTGA
- a CDS encoding TetR/AcrR family transcriptional regulator: MRTRSRTYAGRSAEQRTAQRRRRLVDAAMEIWGDQGWAAVTMRGVCARAGLIDRYFYESFADREALLAAVWDQVFDETMALLLEAIADKLDQHPIDQLRAAIAAFVHDVAGDPRRAQIAFGEHAGSPMLEQRRRQALQQATDLLVRTGRPYLEPGVDEDALRMTTLIGIGGFVELVTAWHAGVVDTDAERLIEHATEVGTALAARYLRTDLTAGR, from the coding sequence ATGCGCACCCGTTCCCGGACCTACGCCGGCCGCAGCGCCGAGCAGCGCACCGCGCAACGGCGCCGCCGGCTGGTCGACGCGGCGATGGAGATCTGGGGCGACCAGGGTTGGGCCGCGGTCACCATGCGCGGGGTGTGCGCCAGGGCCGGGCTGATCGACCGGTACTTCTACGAGAGCTTCGCCGACCGCGAGGCGTTGCTCGCCGCGGTCTGGGACCAGGTTTTCGACGAGACCATGGCCCTGCTGCTGGAAGCCATCGCCGACAAGCTCGACCAGCACCCGATCGACCAGCTACGCGCCGCGATCGCCGCCTTCGTGCACGATGTCGCGGGCGACCCGCGGCGGGCGCAGATCGCCTTCGGCGAGCACGCGGGCAGTCCGATGCTGGAGCAGCGCCGCCGGCAGGCCCTGCAACAGGCCACCGACCTGCTGGTTCGGACGGGACGCCCCTACCTCGAGCCCGGGGTGGACGAGGACGCGCTCCGGATGACCACCCTGATCGGCATCGGCGGTTTCGTCGAACTGGTCACCGCCTGGCACGCCGGCGTGGTGGACACCGACGCCGAGCGGCTCATCGAGCACGCCACCGAGGTCGGTACCGCGCTCGCCGCCCGCTATCTCCGCACGGATCTCACCGCAGGGCGGTAG
- a CDS encoding alpha/beta hydrolase has product MTTPGPAASRRARWWSRISSVTLRPLTAALPASERGVRLSRRIVAGSLAVLGPVLPGTEVRGIDLADGGGSRVRGEWVHRPRVRREGTVLLYLHGSGYAVCSARTHRGLTSRLAAMTGLPVFACDYRLAPRHRFPAAADDVRAAYDWLRAHGHPGERVVVAGDSAGGHLALDLTLELLRSRSPAPAAVVLFSPLVDPSLELARRRERSRPDPMISAERARRMVALYTRDTDAAHPRLALGFDGVAGFPPTLIQAGGAEMLAADAEHLARSLRAAGAHCELEIWPGQMHVFQALPLLIPEARPALATAAGFIRRQACGPRRAEAS; this is encoded by the coding sequence GTGACGACGCCAGGGCCGGCCGCCTCGCGGCGGGCCCGATGGTGGTCCAGGATCAGCTCGGTCACCCTGCGCCCGCTCACCGCGGCCCTGCCGGCCTCCGAACGCGGGGTGCGCCTTTCCCGCCGGATCGTGGCCGGCTCGCTGGCGGTCCTCGGCCCGGTGCTGCCCGGTACCGAGGTACGCGGGATCGACCTCGCGGACGGCGGCGGGTCGCGGGTGCGGGGCGAGTGGGTACACCGGCCGCGGGTGCGGCGGGAGGGCACGGTGCTGCTGTACCTGCATGGCAGCGGGTACGCGGTGTGCTCGGCGCGCACCCATCGCGGGCTGACCTCCCGGCTGGCGGCGATGACCGGGTTGCCGGTGTTCGCCTGCGACTACCGGCTCGCCCCGCGGCACCGGTTTCCCGCTGCCGCGGACGATGTGCGCGCCGCCTACGACTGGCTGCGTGCTCATGGCCACCCGGGTGAGCGAGTCGTCGTGGCCGGGGACTCCGCCGGCGGGCACCTGGCGCTCGACCTCACACTCGAACTGCTCCGGTCGCGGTCGCCCGCCCCCGCCGCGGTGGTGCTGTTCTCCCCGCTCGTGGACCCGTCCCTCGAGCTGGCGCGGCGGCGGGAACGGAGCAGGCCGGACCCGATGATCTCCGCGGAGCGGGCACGCAGGATGGTCGCGCTCTACACCCGGGACACCGACGCCGCCCATCCCCGCCTGGCGCTCGGCTTCGACGGTGTAGCGGGCTTTCCGCCCACCCTGATCCAGGCGGGCGGCGCGGAGATGCTCGCGGCCGACGCCGAACACCTCGCGCGCTCGTTACGGGCCGCGGGAGCCCACTGCGAGCTGGAGATCTGGCCAGGGCAGATGCACGTGTTCCAGGCACTTCCGCTGCTGATCCCGGAGGCGAGACCCGCGTTGGCCACGGCCGCCGGGTTCATCCGCCGGCAGGCGTGCGGCCCGCGACGTGCGGAGGCATCGTGA
- a CDS encoding SDR family NAD(P)-dependent oxidoreductase, which produces MSGTTSTAHRTRAAAAVVTGAGSGIGRAFAMELARRGGSVVCADLDPAAAKDTAAMIEAGGGRALPTGCDVSIEAQVWDVSETAERWLGRPAGLVVNNAGIGTGGRVVGETPLADWRRTLEVNLWGVVHGCHVFTPWLREAGRGGIINVASAAAFAAAPRMAAYNASKAAVLSISETLAAELAGTGVAVTVLCPTFVRTNIVSGELIDAAAARAAAMLMRLTGSSPDRIARRTLDAHDRGLLHALPQWDARLVWRGKRFFPGGYTRAAGLIGRWLPVGENSEY; this is translated from the coding sequence GTGAGCGGGACCACCTCGACGGCACACCGGACCCGCGCGGCGGCGGCCGTGGTGACCGGCGCGGGCAGCGGCATCGGCAGGGCCTTCGCCATGGAGCTGGCTCGCCGGGGTGGCAGTGTGGTCTGCGCCGATCTCGACCCGGCGGCCGCGAAGGACACCGCCGCCATGATCGAGGCCGGGGGCGGTCGTGCGTTGCCGACCGGCTGCGACGTCTCGATCGAGGCACAGGTGTGGGACGTCTCCGAGACCGCCGAGCGCTGGCTCGGCCGCCCGGCCGGGCTGGTCGTGAACAACGCGGGCATCGGCACCGGCGGCCGGGTGGTCGGCGAGACACCGCTGGCGGACTGGCGGCGCACCCTCGAGGTCAACCTGTGGGGGGTGGTGCACGGTTGCCACGTGTTCACCCCGTGGCTGCGCGAGGCCGGCCGCGGCGGGATCATCAACGTCGCCTCCGCGGCCGCCTTCGCCGCGGCCCCGCGGATGGCGGCGTACAACGCGAGCAAGGCGGCTGTACTGTCCATTTCGGAGACACTCGCCGCGGAGCTTGCCGGAACCGGGGTCGCGGTGACGGTGCTGTGCCCCACCTTCGTCCGGACCAACATCGTCTCGGGCGAGCTGATCGACGCGGCCGCCGCCCGCGCCGCGGCGATGCTGATGCGGCTGACCGGCAGTTCACCGGACCGGATCGCTCGCCGGACCCTCGACGCGCACGACCGCGGGCTGCTCCACGCCCTTCCGCAGTGGGACGCCCGGCTGGTCTGGCGCGGTAAACGGTTCTTCCCCGGTGGCTACACCCGTGCGGCCGGGCTGATCGGCCGATGGCTTCCGGTAGGCGAGAACTCCGAGTACTGA